In Chromobacterium rhizoryzae, one genomic interval encodes:
- the rplA gene encoding 50S ribosomal protein L1, translating to MAKVSKRLQALKAGVDRNKLYAIDEAISLVKAAATAKFDESIDVAVNLGVDPRKSDQVVRGSVVLPRGTGKSVRVAVFAQGANAEAAKAAGAEVVGFDDLAEQVKAGNLDFDIVIASPDAMRVVGQLGQILGPRGLMPNPKVGTVTPNVAEAVKNAKAGQVQYRTDKAGIVHATIGRASFEAEALRENFSALVDALVKAKPAASKGVYLKKIAVSSTMGVGARVDTNSISA from the coding sequence ATGGCTAAGGTTTCCAAGCGCTTGCAAGCTCTGAAGGCTGGCGTTGATCGCAACAAGCTGTACGCTATCGACGAAGCGATCTCCCTGGTGAAAGCCGCCGCCACCGCCAAATTCGACGAGTCCATCGACGTGGCCGTGAATCTGGGCGTGGATCCGCGTAAATCCGACCAAGTGGTTCGTGGTTCCGTGGTTCTGCCGCGCGGCACCGGCAAGTCCGTACGCGTTGCCGTGTTCGCTCAAGGCGCGAACGCTGAAGCCGCTAAAGCCGCTGGCGCCGAAGTCGTTGGTTTCGACGATCTGGCCGAGCAGGTTAAAGCCGGCAATCTGGACTTCGACATCGTGATCGCCTCCCCGGACGCCATGCGCGTTGTGGGTCAGCTGGGTCAGATCCTGGGCCCGCGCGGCCTGATGCCGAACCCGAAGGTGGGCACCGTGACCCCGAACGTAGCCGAGGCCGTGAAAAACGCCAAGGCCGGTCAGGTTCAGTACCGTACCGACAAGGCCGGTATCGTTCACGCCACCATCGGCCGTGCTTCTTTCGAAGCCGAAGCTCTGCGTGAAAACTTCTCCGCTCTGGTTGATGCCCTGGTGAAAGCCAAGCCGGCAGCTTCCAAGGGCGTGTATCTGAAAAAGATCGCCGTATCCAGCACCATGGGTGTCGGCGCTCGTGTAGATACCAACTCGATCAGCGCTTAA
- the rplJ gene encoding 50S ribosomal protein L10, protein MSLNIEDKKAVVAEVSATLADAQTLVIAEYRGIEVSSMTKLRAQARENGVYLRVLKNTLVRRAVEGTPFAGLADQMVGPLVYAVSTDPVAAAKVLHQYAKADDKIIVKAGSYDGQVLNAAQVAELASIPSREELLSKLLYVMQAPVAGFARALAALSDKKQAEAA, encoded by the coding sequence TTGAGTCTCAATATCGAAGATAAAAAGGCGGTCGTAGCTGAAGTATCTGCCACGCTGGCAGACGCTCAGACCCTCGTTATCGCTGAATATCGGGGCATCGAGGTAAGCAGCATGACCAAACTCCGCGCTCAGGCGCGCGAGAATGGCGTATACCTGCGCGTTCTGAAGAACACGCTGGTTCGCCGTGCTGTGGAAGGCACTCCGTTTGCCGGTCTGGCTGACCAAATGGTCGGCCCGCTGGTTTACGCTGTTTCCACCGACCCGGTAGCTGCTGCCAAGGTGCTGCATCAATATGCCAAGGCTGACGACAAAATCATCGTCAAAGCAGGTTCCTACGATGGCCAGGTGCTGAACGCCGCTCAGGTTGCTGAGCTCGCGTCCATCCCGAGCCGCGAAGAACTGCTGTCCAAGCTTCTCTACGTTATGCAGGCTCCGGTCGCTGGCTTCGCCCGCGCGCTGGCCGCCCTGTCCGACAAGAAGCAAGCCGAAGCCGCTTAA
- the rplL gene encoding 50S ribosomal protein L7/L12: protein MAITKEDILEAVAGLTVMELNDLVKAFEEKFGVSAAAVAVAGPAGAGAAAAEEKTEFDVILTGAGDNKVGVIKVVRAITGLGLKEAKDLVDGAPKALKEGVAKAEADDILKQLTEAGAKAEIK, encoded by the coding sequence ATGGCAATCACCAAAGAAGACATCCTCGAGGCCGTTGCTGGTCTGACCGTGATGGAACTGAACGACCTGGTTAAGGCGTTCGAAGAGAAGTTCGGCGTTTCCGCCGCTGCTGTTGCTGTTGCTGGCCCGGCTGGCGCCGGCGCTGCTGCCGCTGAAGAAAAAACCGAGTTTGACGTTATCCTGACTGGCGCTGGCGACAACAAGGTTGGCGTGATCAAGGTTGTGCGCGCAATCACCGGTCTGGGCCTGAAAGAAGCCAAAGACCTGGTTGACGGCGCTCCGAAAGCCCTGAAAGAAGGCGTGGCGAAGGCTGAAGCCGACGACATCCTGAAACAGCTGACCGAAGCCGGTGCTAAGGCTGAAATCAAATAA
- the rpoB gene encoding DNA-directed RNA polymerase subunit beta, with the protein MSYSFTEKKRIRKSFAKRASVLDVPFLLATQIDSYTEFLQLGVPLDQRRDVGLQAAFKSIYPIISHNGYARLDFAHYVLGEPPFDVQECQLRGITYAAPLRARIRLTIFDKESSKPVVKEVRENEVYMGEIPLMTTNGSFIINGTERVIVSQLHRSPGVFFEHDRGKTHSSGKLLFSARVIPYRGSWLDFEFDPKDLLYFRIDRRRKMPVTILLKALGYTNEEILSEFYSFDTFYLTKSGVFMRVVPDRLKGEVAKFDIVAADGKLIVAKDKRITAKHIRDIQTAELDRIEVPADALLGKVLAHNVANADTGELISRANDEVTEEVLAKLALADIQQVEVLFTNDLDQGSYISQTLRADDIQDQLQARVAIYRMMRPGEPPTEDAVEALFQRLFFSEETYDLSRVGRMKFSSRTYQYKFDDKTPEWFKVLIGEKFAERRDVMEGTLSTEDIVSVIAILTELRNGRGEVDDIDHLGNRRVRSVGELAENQFRAGLVRVERAVKERLNQAESDNLMPHDLINAKPVSAAIKEFFGSSQLSQFMDQTNPLSEITHKRRVSALGPGGLTRERAGFEVRDVHPTHYGRVCPIETPEGPNIGLINSLSVYARTNEFGFLETPYRKVVDSKVTNEIDYLSAIEEGRYVIAQANAELSEEGALIDELVTCREKGETILATPDRVQYMDVATGQVVSVAASLIPFLEHDDANRALMGANMQRQAVPCLRPEKALVGTGIERSVAVDSGTTVVARRGGVVDYVDATRVVVRVNDEEAVAGEVGVDIYNLTKFTRSNQNTNINQRPVVKVGDHIARGDVVADGASTDLGELALGQNMTIAFMPWNGYNYEDSILISEKLVAEDRYTSIHIEELSVVARDTKLGPEEITRDIPNLSERMAGRLDESGIVYIGAEVEAGDVLVGKVTPKGETQLTPEEKLLRAIFGEKASDVKDTSLRVPTGTVGTVIDVQVFTREGIERDKRAQSIIDSELKRYRLDLNDQLRIFDNDAFSRIERLIVGKVANGGPKRLVKGTVIDQEYLADLPSKHDWFDIRMADEDIAKQLELIKESLAQKREEFDLKFEDKKRKLTQGDELPPGVQKMVKVYLAVKRRLQAGDKMAGRHGNKGVVSRILPIEDMPYMGDGRPVDIVLNPLGVPSRMNIGQILEVHLGWAAKGIGERIDRMITDQQNASLVRGYLERIYNEAGKVEDIASLSDNEVLALADNLRKGMPFATPVFDGAKETEIKHMLDLAYPDADPLTEKMGFNESKTQMTLYDGRSGEAFDRKVTVGVMHYLKLHHLVDDKMHARSTGPYSLVTQQPLGGKAQFGGQRFGEMEVWALEAYGAAYTLQEMLTVKSDDVTGRTKVYENIVKGEHKIDAGMPESFNVLVKEIRSLGLDMDLERY; encoded by the coding sequence ATGAGTTATTCGTTTACTGAGAAGAAGCGTATTCGTAAAAGTTTTGCGAAGCGTGCCAGTGTTCTCGATGTCCCATTCCTGTTGGCGACCCAGATTGATTCCTACACCGAATTTCTCCAGTTGGGTGTGCCGCTTGACCAGCGTAGGGATGTGGGCCTTCAGGCTGCGTTCAAATCGATCTATCCGATCATCAGCCATAATGGCTATGCGCGTCTGGACTTCGCTCATTACGTCTTGGGCGAGCCGCCGTTCGACGTGCAGGAGTGCCAGCTGCGCGGCATTACCTACGCCGCTCCGTTGCGTGCGCGCATCCGCCTGACCATCTTCGACAAAGAGTCTTCCAAGCCGGTGGTGAAGGAAGTGCGCGAGAACGAAGTGTACATGGGCGAAATCCCGCTGATGACGACCAATGGTTCGTTCATCATCAACGGCACCGAGCGCGTCATCGTTTCTCAGTTGCATCGTTCCCCGGGCGTGTTCTTCGAGCACGACCGCGGCAAGACTCATTCCTCCGGCAAACTGTTGTTCTCCGCCCGCGTGATTCCTTACCGCGGTTCCTGGCTGGACTTCGAGTTTGACCCGAAAGACCTGCTGTACTTCCGTATCGACCGTCGCCGCAAGATGCCGGTGACCATCCTGCTGAAGGCGCTGGGTTACACCAACGAAGAAATCCTGTCCGAGTTCTACAGCTTCGACACCTTCTACCTGACCAAGAGCGGCGTGTTCATGCGCGTGGTTCCGGATCGTCTGAAGGGCGAAGTGGCCAAGTTCGACATCGTTGCCGCCGACGGCAAGCTGATCGTGGCCAAGGACAAGCGTATTACCGCCAAGCACATCCGCGACATCCAGACCGCTGAGCTGGACCGCATCGAAGTGCCGGCCGACGCGCTGCTGGGCAAGGTGCTGGCGCACAACGTCGCCAACGCCGACACCGGCGAGCTGATTTCGCGCGCCAATGACGAAGTGACCGAGGAAGTGCTGGCCAAGCTGGCGCTGGCCGATATCCAGCAGGTGGAAGTGTTGTTCACCAACGATCTGGATCAGGGCTCCTACATCTCCCAGACGCTGCGCGCCGACGACATCCAGGACCAGCTGCAGGCCCGCGTGGCCATCTACCGCATGATGCGTCCGGGCGAACCGCCGACGGAAGACGCGGTGGAAGCGCTGTTCCAGCGTCTGTTCTTCAGCGAAGAAACCTACGATCTGTCGCGCGTGGGCCGCATGAAGTTCAGCTCGCGCACCTACCAGTACAAATTCGACGACAAGACCCCTGAGTGGTTCAAGGTGCTGATCGGCGAGAAGTTCGCCGAGCGTCGCGATGTGATGGAAGGCACGCTGTCGACTGAAGACATCGTGTCCGTGATCGCCATCCTGACCGAGCTGCGCAATGGCCGCGGCGAAGTGGACGATATCGATCACCTGGGCAACCGTCGCGTGCGTTCGGTGGGCGAACTGGCCGAAAACCAGTTCCGCGCCGGCCTGGTGCGCGTGGAGCGCGCGGTCAAGGAACGCCTGAATCAGGCGGAATCCGACAACCTGATGCCGCACGACCTGATCAACGCCAAGCCGGTGTCCGCCGCGATCAAGGAGTTCTTCGGCTCCTCGCAGCTGTCCCAGTTCATGGACCAGACCAACCCGCTGTCGGAAATCACCCACAAGCGCCGCGTATCGGCTCTTGGCCCGGGCGGTCTGACCCGCGAACGCGCCGGCTTCGAAGTGCGCGACGTACACCCGACCCACTACGGCCGCGTGTGCCCGATCGAAACGCCGGAAGGCCCGAACATCGGTCTGATCAACTCCTTGTCCGTCTATGCGCGCACCAATGAGTTCGGCTTCCTGGAAACCCCGTACCGCAAGGTAGTGGACAGCAAGGTCACCAACGAGATCGACTACCTGTCCGCGATCGAAGAAGGCCGCTACGTGATTGCTCAGGCCAACGCCGAGCTGAGCGAAGAAGGCGCGCTGATCGACGAGCTGGTGACCTGCCGCGAGAAGGGCGAAACCATTCTGGCGACTCCGGACCGCGTACAGTACATGGACGTGGCCACCGGTCAGGTGGTGTCCGTCGCCGCTTCGCTGATTCCGTTCCTGGAACACGATGACGCCAACCGCGCATTGATGGGCGCCAACATGCAGCGCCAGGCCGTGCCTTGCCTGCGTCCGGAAAAAGCCCTGGTGGGCACCGGCATCGAGCGCTCGGTGGCGGTTGACTCCGGCACCACCGTGGTGGCGCGCCGCGGCGGCGTGGTCGACTATGTCGACGCGACCCGCGTGGTGGTTCGCGTCAACGACGAAGAAGCCGTTGCCGGCGAAGTGGGCGTGGACATCTACAACCTGACCAAGTTCACCCGCTCCAACCAGAACACCAACATCAACCAGCGTCCGGTGGTGAAAGTGGGCGACCACATCGCCCGCGGCGACGTGGTGGCCGACGGCGCCTCCACCGACTTGGGCGAGCTGGCGCTGGGTCAGAACATGACCATCGCCTTCATGCCGTGGAACGGTTACAACTACGAGGACTCGATCCTGATCTCGGAGAAGCTGGTCGCCGAAGACCGCTACACCTCGATCCATATCGAAGAACTGTCCGTGGTTGCCCGCGACACCAAGCTGGGCCCCGAGGAAATCACCCGCGACATCCCGAACCTGTCCGAGCGCATGGCCGGCCGTCTGGATGAATCCGGCATCGTGTACATCGGCGCCGAAGTCGAAGCCGGCGACGTGCTGGTGGGCAAGGTGACGCCTAAGGGCGAAACCCAGCTGACCCCGGAAGAGAAGCTGCTGCGCGCGATCTTCGGCGAGAAGGCTTCCGACGTGAAGGACACCTCGCTGCGCGTGCCGACCGGCACCGTGGGCACCGTGATCGACGTTCAGGTGTTCACCCGCGAAGGCATTGAGCGCGACAAGCGCGCCCAGTCCATCATCGATTCGGAACTGAAGCGCTATCGCCTGGACCTGAACGACCAGTTGCGTATTTTCGACAACGACGCCTTCAGCCGTATCGAGCGTCTGATCGTCGGCAAAGTGGCCAACGGCGGTCCGAAGCGTCTGGTGAAAGGCACTGTGATCGATCAGGAATACCTGGCCGATCTGCCGTCCAAGCACGACTGGTTCGACATCCGCATGGCCGATGAAGACATCGCCAAGCAGCTGGAACTGATCAAGGAAAGCCTGGCGCAGAAGCGCGAAGAATTCGACCTCAAGTTCGAAGACAAGAAGCGCAAGCTGACCCAGGGCGACGAGCTGCCGCCGGGCGTGCAGAAGATGGTCAAGGTTTACCTGGCCGTTAAGCGCCGCCTGCAGGCCGGCGACAAGATGGCCGGCCGTCACGGCAACAAGGGCGTGGTATCGCGCATCCTGCCGATCGAAGACATGCCTTACATGGGCGACGGCCGTCCGGTCGACATCGTGCTGAACCCGCTGGGCGTACCGTCGCGTATGAACATCGGTCAGATCCTGGAAGTGCATCTGGGTTGGGCCGCCAAGGGTATCGGCGAGCGAATCGACCGCATGATCACGGATCAGCAGAACGCTTCCTTGGTGCGCGGCTATCTGGAGCGCATCTACAACGAAGCGGGCAAGGTCGAGGACATCGCCTCGCTGAGCGACAACGAAGTGCTGGCCCTGGCGGACAATCTGCGCAAGGGCATGCCGTTCGCGACGCCGGTGTTCGACGGCGCCAAGGAGACCGAGATCAAGCACATGCTGGATCTGGCCTACCCGGATGCTGACCCGCTGACCGAGAAAATGGGCTTTAATGAGTCCAAGACCCAGATGACCCTGTACGACGG